In one bacterium genomic region, the following are encoded:
- the mfd gene encoding transcription-repair coupling factor, which yields MPISVLNPFISLIKKSPQFITIRKNIIQGIKKQSISGLYGSAKAYFLAALKNEVNRPFLIILPGQTEAERFYTDLQAFSEKEVLFFPDLEILSTDEIPPHKELVGQRLAVLDRLLSAKSEDVIIVSPIRAILYKTFSPNTLQQTKISIQTSISLDILLDKLIQHGYLRDEMVETKGTFSHRGGIVDVYPVHADLPVRIEFFGDEIESLRQFDTITQRSVAFIDQVTILPVQENIKENDGSIFDYLLESSLVVLDDPAYLQNEANRLQNVGKFNIQGLTQPLVTFEDGGEFEFFTRPILEFKNNIALFIDEYKNWQEEGNQIVVIAGYKGQEMRIKELLKDENLIITSADIKQGFQFREIQLVLVTDKEIFGYQAPIQLRRFDHSDTLPISTFTDLKIGDYVVHNNFGIGRYAGITTLKVEGVKKDLLLIEYAQGDKLYIPLDQFGLVNKYIGDKDRPPKIYRLADPTWTRVKNKVKKSLESIAKELIELYAARKSLPGFAFSKDTDWQYEFEEGFIYEETPDQLKAISDIKKDMENPQPMDRLICGDVGYGKTEVALRGAFKAVLNSKQVAVLVPTTILAFQHYNTFVQRLAPFPIKVEMLSRFKTKAQQRKIIEGLKNGQVDICIGTHRLLQKDIAFHNLGLLVIDEEQRFGVKHKEKLKTLRKLVDVLTLTATPIPRTLYMSLSGARDMSIINTPPPERLPIKTFILPFNKQVIREAVLREMERGGQIYFVHTEVKTISRLSLSLTQIVPEAKIAIAHGQMDEHELENIMLEFLNHKYDVLLSTSIIESGIDISTVNTIIINNAHQFGLAQLYQLRGRVGRSKHMAYAYLFYPTEFMVSEMAKERLEAIREFSDLGSGFKVAMRDLEIRGAGNILGAEQHGNLLEVGFDLYCKLLQEAVARVKGEKIVDETLPGIDLPCDTYIPEEYIKDITQRYAVYKKLSSCKDFNALQEVKEELADRYGKIPMPVQRLLELFQMRLMAKKVGITSLSISKGYMTIELPSDEKLIPNVLSLVTTFPEYLTLNPRKTNCLILKWGKDEEKSISFLRKVLEKLEV from the coding sequence AAAAAATCACCTCAGTTTATTACCATTAGAAAAAATATCATCCAGGGCATAAAAAAACAATCTATTTCTGGGCTTTATGGCTCGGCAAAGGCATATTTCCTTGCCGCATTAAAAAATGAAGTCAATCGTCCATTCTTGATTATCCTGCCAGGCCAAACTGAAGCAGAAAGATTCTATACAGACCTCCAGGCTTTTTCAGAAAAAGAAGTCCTTTTTTTCCCGGATTTAGAAATCCTATCTACGGATGAAATACCACCACACAAGGAATTAGTTGGTCAACGACTGGCTGTCTTAGATAGATTATTATCTGCAAAATCAGAAGATGTCATCATCGTTAGCCCCATTCGGGCTATCCTTTATAAGACCTTTTCGCCCAATACCTTACAGCAGACAAAAATTTCCATCCAAACAAGTATTAGTCTTGATATTCTCCTTGATAAACTTATCCAGCATGGATATTTGCGGGATGAGATGGTGGAAACAAAAGGCACATTTAGCCATCGCGGTGGAATTGTTGATGTTTATCCTGTCCATGCTGACCTTCCTGTCCGTATTGAATTTTTTGGGGATGAAATTGAGTCTCTCCGCCAGTTCGATACCATTACCCAAAGGTCAGTGGCTTTTATTGACCAGGTAACTATCCTGCCTGTGCAAGAAAATATCAAGGAAAATGACGGCAGTATCTTTGATTACCTGTTAGAATCTTCTCTGGTCGTTCTGGATGACCCGGCTTATCTCCAGAATGAGGCTAATCGGTTACAAAATGTAGGTAAATTCAATATTCAAGGTTTGACACAACCCCTTGTAACCTTTGAAGATGGTGGAGAATTTGAGTTTTTTACCCGACCTATTTTAGAATTTAAAAACAACATTGCCTTATTTATTGATGAATATAAAAATTGGCAGGAAGAAGGTAATCAGATTGTCGTCATTGCTGGATACAAAGGACAGGAAATGCGAATAAAGGAGTTATTGAAAGATGAGAATTTAATCATTACCTCGGCTGATATTAAACAGGGATTTCAATTTAGAGAAATTCAATTGGTTTTAGTTACCGATAAAGAGATTTTTGGCTATCAAGCACCAATCCAGCTACGAAGATTTGACCATTCAGACACTCTGCCTATTTCAACATTTACCGATCTTAAAATCGGTGATTATGTTGTCCATAATAATTTTGGCATAGGTAGATATGCTGGCATAACCACCCTTAAGGTAGAAGGGGTAAAAAAAGACCTGCTTTTGATTGAATATGCCCAGGGAGATAAACTTTATATTCCTTTAGACCAATTTGGGTTAGTCAATAAGTATATTGGAGATAAAGATAGACCTCCAAAAATATATCGTCTGGCAGATCCCACCTGGACACGGGTAAAGAACAAGGTCAAAAAGTCCCTTGAGTCAATTGCTAAGGAGTTAATTGAGTTGTATGCGGCAAGAAAATCATTGCCAGGATTTGCTTTTTCTAAAGATACTGATTGGCAATATGAATTTGAGGAAGGATTTATTTACGAGGAGACACCTGACCAACTCAAGGCAATTTCAGACATTAAAAAAGATATGGAAAATCCTCAACCAATGGACAGGTTAATTTGTGGTGATGTCGGATATGGAAAAACAGAGGTTGCTTTGAGAGGGGCATTTAAAGCCGTGCTAAATAGCAAGCAGGTCGCCGTCCTCGTTCCCACAACGATTTTAGCCTTTCAGCACTACAATACCTTTGTGCAAAGACTTGCTCCTTTCCCAATCAAGGTAGAGATGTTAAGTCGGTTCAAGACTAAAGCGCAACAACGAAAGATAATTGAGGGATTAAAAAACGGCCAGGTCGATATTTGTATTGGCACACATCGCCTGCTTCAAAAGGATATTGCCTTTCATAATTTAGGTCTTTTGGTGATTGATGAAGAACAACGATTTGGGGTAAAACATAAAGAAAAACTTAAAACATTACGCAAATTGGTTGATGTTCTGACATTGACCGCAACACCTATTCCCAGAACCTTGTATATGTCTTTATCTGGAGCCAGGGATATGAGTATTATCAATACCCCGCCTCCAGAACGATTACCGATAAAGACATTTATTTTGCCTTTTAATAAACAGGTGATTAGAGAAGCGGTTCTTCGTGAGATGGAGCGTGGCGGACAAATCTATTTTGTTCATACTGAGGTGAAAACAATCTCTCGACTATCTTTGTCTTTAACCCAGATAGTTCCTGAGGCAAAAATTGCCATTGCCCATGGCCAGATGGACGAACATGAACTTGAAAATATAATGTTAGAGTTTTTAAACCATAAATATGATGTCTTACTCTCCACCTCAATTATTGAATCAGGCATAGACATATCTACGGTCAATACGATTATTATTAATAATGCCCACCAGTTTGGTCTGGCACAACTTTATCAATTAAGGGGACGGGTTGGTCGGTCAAAACATATGGCTTATGCCTATCTTTTTTATCCAACAGAATTTATGGTCTCCGAGATGGCTAAAGAAAGATTGGAGGCAATACGCGAATTTTCAGATTTAGGTTCTGGATTTAAAGTGGCAATGCGCGACCTGGAAATACGCGGGGCAGGCAATATCCTTGGTGCTGAACAACACGGCAATTTACTTGAAGTCGGATTTGATTTATATTGTAAATTACTTCAGGAGGCAGTCGCCAGGGTAAAAGGAGAAAAAATCGTAGATGAGACCTTGCCAGGTATAGATTTACCCTGTGATACTTATATCCCGGAAGAATATATTAAAGATATTACTCAACGATATGCCGTCTATAAAAAACTGTCATCCTGTAAAGACTTTAATGCCTTACAAGAAGTTAAAGAAGAATTGGCGGATAGATACGGGAAAATCCCAATGCCTGTCCAGAGGCTTTTAGAGCTTTTCCAGATGCGGTTGATGGCAAAAAAAGTCGGTATTACCTCCTTGAGTATCTCTAAAGGATATATGACCATTGAATTACCGTCGGATGAAAAATTAATCCCAAATGTTCTTTCTTTAGTCACTACCTTTCCTGAATATTTAACACTAAATCCAAGAAAAACTAATTGCTTGATTTTAAAATGGGGTAAAGATGAGGAAAAGAGTATTTCGTTTTTGAGAAAGGTATTGGAGAAATTGGAAGTGTAG